GTAAAACACCCATGAAAAACCTCATACTAGTCATCCAGAccctatttttttttcaaaatcttgGATGCTGACTAAAGATTACTTGTTTAAGTAATGAGAGAACACTAGGTGATTATAATCTGTAGAATCTGATTCTGCCACCAAACAGAGATCCAAGGATTTGGGCTCATATGGAATTCTATGCTAGAAGAGAACAACACAATATCCAGATCCCAAAGAACCAAAAGCATTAGGCAGCTCatattatgatgaaaactagCAGCTTACACCTTCAAATCAACATCTTCTAATATTTGGCCATATCTAACGATAGCTGGCCCAGATCTGACACAAATAACAGATCTAAATGAATGCTTAAAATGACTCACCGGTGGACTTAAATTCAATGAAAGTCAACTCAGTAGAGATAAATGATACTCTAAAACCTACATTAGTCTCAATTTATTTGTATAACATGTATATCAGCAATAAACCTTAATTTGGGGCATTTCTGGACTAGGCCATTAGGATCATGTTACTCACAAAGGGGCCAAAAACATGGAAGAGCACCAAAAAAGACAAGCCTTGCAATGCCAACAACTGCAAAAGATAGCCGTTGACAATTCTTCTGAATAAAGATCAGAATGCAAGGCAGAGGAAAGCTAAGTGCATAAGGCTTATGCTATTAACAGACCCTTTTAGGCATAGAAAAGACTTCATACGCTGCACTGAAAAGATGCAAAAATGAAAATCTAAGGTACCATTAACTTtggcaacaataataataaaaattatgcatTGGCCATACAGTTATTTCAAGAAAGTCTTGAATGACTTACTTGCGTCAAATTGTTAATTTGGATATTGAACTTTTGAATAATCGTAATAACATCCCTTTTTGGCACCGCCACACCTGCAATGAAGACTATCCTTTATTCCTGTATTTGAACAAATACTTTATCCTTAAGTCATAAACAATTCAAAATATGGAACAAGGTTCCATaaactaaaaatatataataaaatcatgagttcaAGGTACTCATTACCTCTGGAAATTAAACTGCAAAACCAGTGAACCATGAACTAAACAAGGTGCTTCATAAACCAACAAAGAAAATGTTAACAAATGTGTATCGGTAAAAGCATCAGACTGTTATATACTAGTTTCTCAAGAACTTGGGCTCAACTTGGATTACAGTCATGTGAGTTGTACCGTAACAGATTCAGTTAGAGCCTGAGGCTCATACCAAGGCTTACTGGTGAGTGCCTCTCAATCATGGATAAATATGCCACTCAAGGAATCAGACAAAGCTTATATGAACTCTTCAAGCAAAATACGATGCAACTAAAAGAGGACATGGATGATTTTGGCTGTAAGATCATTTGCTTGCACATGAGTGAGGGTTTTAAAGCTCGATGAGGCTTTCCAACAATGAATGAGATTTGTGACATGCACACATATGCTTATAACTTACTTTTTGTTAATGGAGTGCCCGAAAGAACACCTCATTATGATCCGAGAGGAAAAATACATGAAAGTCTAGCCTGATAAAGAAAGCTACTCAAACCGAAATCTCAATTATCTTCGATTTGGATCATTTGCCATCAAGTAATCGTACAGTAATCATAACAAAATATTTCAAAGAAAAAagagtagaaaaaaaaaacttttagtaTTCCTGATGATAACATATCAGGACCAAAATTCTACATGAAATATCCTTTTTCTCTTTCGGACAGAGATTATAGGAGCAGGAAAGACGAGTATAAAGAGATCAGCACTTGCCCAGACTAGTCAGGCAGTCGTTAAACAAGAACACTTATCCCCACGAAGTGCGAGAAGAGATTATACCATTAATGGCCCACTCAGACCTGTTCGATGTGTCAATCTTCCTCGTAATGACAATCTTCTCCAGCTCAGTCTCCCCTCTCAAAGATATCTTTATATAACCGGACTCCTCACCCCGCTTCACGAATGCCCCCACACTAGAAGCTCTTCCAAGAAGCTGAAGCAAAAACCCGTCTCACCCTTTTCCTGATCACACACACAAAGATATAGAACAATTGGGTGTGAGAGATAGAGAGACCTGGGGCTCTCCAGCGAGGCCTAGTGCGATGGCGCAGACAAGGGAACTCTTTCCGGAGCCATTGGGACCAATGACCAGGTTGAGGCGGGAGCCGGGCTGACACTTGAGGTGGTCGTAGGTCATGAAGTTGTGGATCTCGATCTCTACGATGTTGCCCGGCAAGTAATCATCCTCCCCTCTGCAATAAAAGTGTTTCACTTCTTGGAGAGGCAACTTCTGTAAGAGAAAGAGCAAGCGAGCGAAATAGGTTCGATCAGGAGTACCTCTGGTTCAGCTTGGAGCGTTTAGCAGCACGGTGCGCCATTAGAGGAAACGGAGAGAAGCCACTCTGTGTCGCCCTCCCCTATTTCTCCATTCTCGAGGGTAGAGCGAGCGAGGAAGAAGATCGTTACTGCATCGGATTGTGAAGCCCTAGGGTTGTTTGGCACACCAAGAGGGTCGCAATGGGACGGGATGCTACATGAGGCGCGAACGTTTTGCCATAAATAAAATAGGTAACTAAAAGAAATTGGACGATTTTTCGAAaaagccttttttttttgttttcgtaTTAAACCGCATTATTTTAAAAATGCATAACTTAGATTTTTTACAATAATAGTCATTAATGTCAGATTTCTATATGTAAATACATATGAGATATTGGAAATGTAGCAATCCGGATATTGCAAATATTAAAACAGACACCTGCTATAATTGTTGTATTTCGGTGATGACAAGTCTTATGACAGGGCAAAAATCTCCAATTGGTTAGTTTCAAATGTTTCTGATCTGTAGGCACTACAATTCTTTCAAGGAAAACAAATCTCTCAAGAGTAATTCCAACAAACAGGTTGTTAACATATCCGGCCTCTGAAGCCAAAGTTATTCTCTTTCGTGTCTCTCTCAGTAATTCGAACAAACAGGTTGTTAACATGTCGGGGATTCCAATGTAATGTTGTTCCCCTCCAGCCTCTGGAAACCCATTTGCATTCTCCTTCTTTGGACCTGCCGCCATTGTCATATCCTTCTTCCTCTACTTGGAGCGAGGCTTCATCGGCTTCAGATGGCGCGCCTGGAAGCCCACCATGGCCCTCAACAGGGACAGCAGCGTGACCTCGACCGCCGCCCCCTTGCCGTCGGGCTCCATCGTGCTCACTCAACCCTTGAATGGCTCCTTCCTCGAGCGTGCTCGGCCCCTCCACCCCGGGTTCGCAGCCGCCCAACGACACCCTCGTGGCGAACTGCTCCACGAACGGCAAGCTCCCCGCCACCATCTCCTTGGCCTGCCTCCACGTGCCGTCGAAGACGACGAGGACGGAGGGCGGGCCGGCCACCTCGGCGGCGAGGGGGCCGAGGTCCCTGCCCCCGGGAAAGAGGAAG
Above is a genomic segment from Musa acuminata AAA Group cultivar baxijiao chromosome BXJ3-4, Cavendish_Baxijiao_AAA, whole genome shotgun sequence containing:
- the LOC103980550 gene encoding uncharacterized protein LOC103980550; translation: MDRRCVPALMRRKRKSRCWRKGRGSGRCAGMCGRPASVCVRAHLPPQPLHTSTTVVVLHHPHALRRNPLATLPLLAPYHTLPGRRLRFGSHPFLDSFYHGHRGDTPSAVFLFPGGRDLGPLAAEVAGPPSVLVVFDGTWRQAKEMVAGSLPFVEQFATRVSLGGCEPGVEGPSTLEEGAIQGLSEHDGARRQGGGGRGHAAVPVEGHGGLPGAPSEADEASLQVEEEGYDNGGRSKEGECKWVSRGWRGTTLHWNPRHVNNLFVRITERDTKENNFGFRGRIC